Genomic segment of Leptospira ellinghausenii:
CTTTCTGCTAAAATCTTTTCCTTGCGACCATAAAACACATCCATAGGTGTTACGTAACCGATTGCAGAATGAAGTCTTAGCGAATTGTATTCTTCAATCCATTTACCAACTTCTTCTCTAATTTGTTCGAATGAATACATTGGTATTTCACG
This window contains:
- a CDS encoding integrase core domain-containing protein produces the protein REIPMYSFEQIREEVGKWIEEYNSLRLHSAIGYVTPMDVFYGRKEKILAERKEKLLEAKLKRKEYSVKANIRLVA